A window of the Fusarium fujikuroi IMI 58289 draft genome, chromosome FFUJ_chr09 genome harbors these coding sequences:
- a CDS encoding related to 2,4-dihydroxyhept-2-ene-1,7-dioic acid aldolase, with product MDQGNFFRKALQRADGPSMGLWQMVPGANMSRALARVPGVDWVVIDCEHGNLDDSAMHDAVPAVAAAGASPIVRIPGMESWMIKSKINQPRAPTRPFYLQQTGALDTGAHGILVPLLRTAQEAREIVKAAKFPPQGTRGFGSPYAMERFSPMPTMTEYLRQANSSLLTIVQIETQEALDNLEEIAAVDGVDILFVGPFDLGNNIGHPIIQGVFEPQLTDALARVLEVSHKFGKKCGIYSTSGKQAREYAKAGFDMIHVATDFTSLQFIMAQEVDIAKGRESTEKGGSY from the exons atggatcaAGGGAATTTCTTCAGAAAGGCGCTGCAGCGAGCTGATGGTCCGAGCATGGGACTTTGGCAGATGGTGCCTGGCGCTAATATGTCCCGCGCCCTTGCCCGCGTGCCAGGGGTCGACTGGGTGGTGATCGACTGTGAGCACGGTAATCTCGATG ACAGCGCTATGCACGACGCGGtccctgctgttgctgcagcTGGTGCATCTCCGATAGTGAGGATCCCTGGTATGGAATCGTGGATGATCAAGAGTAAGATAAACCAGCCAAGAGCACCAACCCGGCCATTCTACTTACAGCAGACAGGAGCTTTGGACACGGGTGCCCATGGA ATCCTGGTACCTTTGCTTCGCACTGCGCAAGAGGCCAGAGAAATTGTCAAGGCGGCCAAGTTCCCTCCACAAGGCACGCGCGGATTCGGCTCGCCGTATGCAATGGAACGATTCAGCCCCATGCCAACAATGACCGAGTATCTCCGGCAAGCAAACAGTAGTCTTCTTACTATAGTACAGATCGAAACTCAAGAGGCCCTCGATAACTTGGAAGAGATTGcggctgttgatggtgtcgATATACTATTCGTGGGACCATTCGATTTAG GGAACAATATTGGACATCCTATCATACAGGGCGTCTTTGAACCACAATTGACAGATGCGCTTGCACGTGTGCTGGAGGTGAGCCACAAGTTTGGCAAGAAATGTGGAATCTACAGTACGTCTGGCAAGCAAGCGAGAGAATATGCCAAAGCAGGGTTCGATATGATTCATGTGGCGACTGACTTCACATCGTTGCAATTCATTATGGCGCAGGAGGTTGATATTGCTAAAGGAAGAGAGAGTACCGAAAAGGGCGGTAGTTACTAA